GTTGATTTCGATCCGTGTTTTGGTGTTAGATTACTTGCAAGACCGCGCCAAAGGAAGCACAATGTATGGTTTTAGGGGCGGGCCAGCTGGGataatgaaaaacaaatacatCGAACTTACCCCCGAGTATATTTATCCATACAGAAATCAGGTGAGTGTTTTGAATGTGAATTTTTACCTTGTGTGAAGCTTTTACCTCAAGTTAATTGTTGTAAGGATCGATTATCTGGCACGGTGATATGTGCGTGTCTATGTTTAAATTCTTGAAAGCAATATATACCGCACATACTTAGCTACATATATGCTTCTGTTTTACTTGTAGGTTCATTTTGGCTAGAAGATAATTGACGTGTTGCTTGTATTTTCGTCTTATCAGGGTGGTTTCGATATGATTCGCAGTGGAAGGGACAAGATTGAATCTCCAGAGCAGGTGGCTCTTGTTTCCTTTGTGAAGATATTCATGTTAAGTATGTTTATCTAACCAACTAACCATTTTAAATGGATATGTATTGTAGTTTAAACAAGCACAAGAAACAGCTGTGAAGCTTGATTTGGATGGGCTTGTTGTTATCGGTGGAGATGACTCAAACACAAATGCCTGCCTCCTTGCTGAAAACTTCAGGTATGTTGTGACGAAGTTCTTTGGAATAATTTTACTTGCCATTCCAAACGTGGTGCCCTTTGATGCAATTATGAGAGTAGGttactttttgttttgataTAATTGTTTCTcgggttttgtaatttttttctttatctgtTAAACCAGGGTGAAGAACTTGAAAACTCGTGTGATAGGTTGCCCCAAAACCATTGACGGTGACTTGAAATGCAAAGAGGTCCCCATAAGTTTTGGATTTGACACTGCTTGCAAGGTGACTATAAccatatttctttttttctcttggtACTATTAATAACTCAAATTGTACAGGTCCATGTTGTATTGTTATTAATTTTCATCTTCCCATCACAAACATGAAAGCACCTTTAATTCCTATACCTAAAGTATCATGTGTAAATTCTTCCTGATCACAAGAGTTCAATGAACATTTAGACACCTTACTTGATACATTTAGCTAACATTCACTCTTCTAGCATGATTGTAATAGGCTGTTAAAAACTTTATGCAGATATATGCAGAAATGATTGGCAATGTCATGACAGATGCCCGGTCAACTGGAAAATATTATCATTGTAAGTAAATCAAATTTCTACTAGAtgcatttttaaatttttcaatCTTATGTTTGCggtgtaaaatataattttgtgtATCTGTCTGTAGTTGTACGACTTATGGGGCGTGCGGCTTCACACATTACATTAGAATGTGCTTTGCAAACTCATCCAAACATTACAATTATTGGAGAAGAGGTACTTCAGTTATATTTTTCATCATATTCAATTTGCTCACattgctttttttattaattaaattggtGTTGTGGGAATATTAACGCAATAAGAATTGGTGTCTCTGTCACAACTGATCGACACTTACTTTCTAATGTTCATCATGTATTCTTGTGGAAAGCAATATGGTGCAAAGTAATTTATTGGTGCAACCAAAAGATATCCATTTGCCGAATACATCTGACTTATATCTTTCTTCAGGTTGCTGCAAAGAAGCTGACACTGAAAAATGTCACTGACCACATTGTGAATGTAATCTTGAAGCGTGCTGACCTTGGTTATAACTATGGTGTCATACTTATCCCTGAGGGTCTAATTGATTTCATTCCCGAGGTAGTATCCTAGATCTTAAATATAACAACTTTAAACCCTTCTTTCTCCTTATTCCTTTGTTTACTTGGAAAGCAAGTGTGCTACTGTTCCACACAGAGGCACACTCAAATAACTGCATTGACTAACATTAATGTTTGTAACCTTGCCATTTGCAGGTGCAGCAACTTATTGCTGAACTGAATGAAATTCTGGCCCATGAGGTTGTAGATGAAGATGGGCTGTGGAAGAAGAAACTTACAAGCCAATCTCTAGAGCTTTTTGATTTCCTACCTGAAGCAATCCAAGAGCAGTTGATGCTTGAAAGAGATCCTCATGGAAATGTTCAGGTAGATTTTTCATTTTCCAATTTGACTTAAATCCGTCCTGGGATTTTCTGGGCACATCATGCGtgctaatatttatttttaccacTAGGTTGCCAAAATAGAAACAGAGAAGATGCTTATTCAAATGGTTGAGACAGACTTGGAGAAGAGGAAGCAGGAAGGTTCATATAATGGCCAGTTCCAAGGACAATCTCACTTTTTCGGGtacttaatttttaatttaatgacATAATCCTTTGGCTAAATGTGGTTTCAATGATTAAGAATAAGTGCATCCCATGTGTTGGGGCTTTGAGGGTAACTGATTTGCTCGCTGGCATGGATTGATCAGGATACAGGTTTAGTGGTTGTGTATCGGAGATATTGGTTAATGTTTGCATCCCTAATTTTGTTCACATGttgtcattttttctttttttttttttgtaggtatGAAGGAAGATGTGGTTTACCAACCAACTTTGATTCTACCTACTGCTATGCATTGGGTTATGCCGCTGGAGCTCTCCTTCACAGTGGAAAAACTGGGTTGATATCATCAGTTTGTACCACTATCCTATATCTCATTTATTCAGTGTgccaaaatatattttttcttaattaggCTTGTATTAGTTGCTGTTGGTTCCATATTCCATCGTCATAGTTGTATTATTTCTTACTATTAAGTCTTTTTATGCATGTAATTTTTCGTGACGTGGATCCAggttgggaatttggatgcccCTGTGGAAGAATGGACGGTTGGTGGAACAGCATTGACTTCATTAATGGACGTGGAAAGGAGACATGGTATGGTGAATCTTTCGTTATTGTTTTTATGTAGCTGTATGTTCATTTCCCGGGTCCTAGGCATACCATCAGATCATTGTCTCTCCAAAAATAATGACAATTATCTTTAAACTGATAAATTGCCTTCTGTGTTTTTCAAAAGTTTTCCTTAGGAAAGAGTACTTTAGGATCTTATATAAGACAGACTTGGATGTATCTTGGCGATCTGATTCCTTCTAAATTATTGGAGATTTTCTGATTGTTGAATTTGTTTTCCAGGTAAGTTCAAGCCTGTCATCAAGAAGGCAATGGTAGAACTTGAAGGTAAAAGATTTCTCGAGAGTATTCATGTTTCTGTTTTCGGCTTAGTGTGATTCAAGTATTATATTATAAAGATCACACTCAACTCTTGACTTATGTCGGATTTTCAGGTGCACCATTCAAGAAATTTGCATCCCTGAGGAACGACTGGGCTATCAACAACCGTTACATCAGTCCTGGTGGGTTATGAATACCAATATTTTATGAACTTCATGAGGTTTTCTTTTCTCAGTCTTGGTTTTCTCCACCGTCATGGTTGGCCTGGTTTTTCCGAGTCCAACAAAACTATCAGCGATTACTGTTAGCCATGAGTCGATATTGTGATTTCCATTTTAACCGCAGCTACATTTCTCCGTAACTCATCTGAATTTTTTTACGTTGCAGGTCCCATTCAATTTCATGGCCAAGCATCCAACGCTCTCAGCCACACACTACTCCTGGAACTCGGAGTTTCTGTTTAAGCTTAGAGTTTCCTGTATCCCTTGCTTGTGAAATTTCTTATGACCTTGAGAAAACAATTTGATATTTCGTTCAGCATCGTTAACATCTTTGTGTTCTCTTGCGTTTGAGTAGAATAGTGACTTTATGCTCAAGGACGACAAATGTAGAAGAAAATTCTGCATCGAAGTGTGTAAAACATTTTGGGTATTTGTCAACCCACCCCATTTTTTTGCCTTGAAGAAAATTCCGCAGCTACATTTCTCTGCATCAAAGTGTGGCCAAAGGATGTATCATGGAAATacacttgtttaattttgttggtttttttggCCGGATTTACTCAATTTGACGGCTAGAAATAAATAGGTATGTGAGAAATCACTTCCCTTCACTATTCTCGATCCAACAACCATGGATATCGCATCAACCATTGATCGTCAATGAGGATCGTTTGTGCGACTAAAATAAAGCAAAgctcaaaaaaaaacaaaatataacgAGTTTCGATAGGGATGACAGTATTTTAGAAGAGATTGATGACTTGAAGAGTAGGTTTAGTCTTTTCTCCTATAGGTGGCA
This genomic stretch from Pyrus communis chromosome 2, drPyrComm1.1, whole genome shotgun sequence harbors:
- the LOC137725460 gene encoding pyrophosphate--fructose 6-phosphate 1-phosphotransferase subunit beta isoform X1 produces the protein MAPPSLIANGGAAGAELVPAPVTGRFVSVYSEVQASRIDHVLPLPSVLKKPFKVVDGPASSAAGNPEEIAKLFPNVFGQPSALLEPSDSDSGLPEQKLKIGVVLSGGQAPGGHNVISGIFGEGLNYQFVICFVNFVFLFEIWLISIRVLVLDYLQDRAKGSTMYGFRGGPAGIMKNKYIELTPEYIYPYRNQGGFDMIRSGRDKIESPEQFKQAQETAVKLDLDGLVVIGGDDSNTNACLLAENFRVKNLKTRVIGCPKTIDGDLKCKEVPISFGFDTACKIYAEMIGNVMTDARSTGKYYHFVRLMGRAASHITLECALQTHPNITIIGEEVAAKKLTLKNVTDHIVNVILKRADLGYNYGVILIPEGLIDFIPEVQQLIAELNEILAHEVVDEDGLWKKKLTSQSLELFDFLPEAIQEQLMLERDPHGNVQVAKIETEKMLIQMVETDLEKRKQEGSYNGQFQGQSHFFGYEGRCGLPTNFDSTYCYALGYAAGALLHSGKTGLISSVGNLDAPVEEWTVGGTALTSLMDVERRHGKFKPVIKKAMVELEGAPFKKFASLRNDWAINNRYISPGPIQFHGQASNALSHTLLLELGVSV
- the LOC137725460 gene encoding pyrophosphate--fructose 6-phosphate 1-phosphotransferase subunit beta isoform X2, with the translated sequence MAPPSLIANGGAAGAELVPAPVTGRFVSVYSEVQASRIDHVLPLPSVLKKPFKVVDGPASSAAGNPEEIAKLFPNVFGQPSALLEPSDSDSGLPEQKLKIGVVLSGGQAPGGHNVISGIFDYLQDRAKGSTMYGFRGGPAGIMKNKYIELTPEYIYPYRNQGGFDMIRSGRDKIESPEQFKQAQETAVKLDLDGLVVIGGDDSNTNACLLAENFRVKNLKTRVIGCPKTIDGDLKCKEVPISFGFDTACKIYAEMIGNVMTDARSTGKYYHFVRLMGRAASHITLECALQTHPNITIIGEEVAAKKLTLKNVTDHIVNVILKRADLGYNYGVILIPEGLIDFIPEVQQLIAELNEILAHEVVDEDGLWKKKLTSQSLELFDFLPEAIQEQLMLERDPHGNVQVAKIETEKMLIQMVETDLEKRKQEGSYNGQFQGQSHFFGYEGRCGLPTNFDSTYCYALGYAAGALLHSGKTGLISSVGNLDAPVEEWTVGGTALTSLMDVERRHGKFKPVIKKAMVELEGAPFKKFASLRNDWAINNRYISPGPIQFHGQASNALSHTLLLELGVSV